A window of the Camelus ferus isolate YT-003-E chromosome 22, BCGSAC_Cfer_1.0, whole genome shotgun sequence genome harbors these coding sequences:
- the LSM7 gene encoding U6 snRNA-associated Sm-like protein LSm7 isoform X2 gives MADKEKKKKESILDLSKYIDKTIRVKFQGGREASGILKGFDPLLNLVLDGTIEYMRDPDDQYKLTEDTRQLGLVVCRGTSVVLICPQDGMEAIPNPFIQQQDA, from the exons ATGGCG gacaaagaaaagaagaagaaggagagcaTCTTGGATCTGTCCAAGTACATAGACAAGACGATCCGCGTGAAATTCCAGGGAGGCCGCGAAG CCAGTGGAATCCTGAAAGGGTTCGACCCGCTCCTCAACCTCGTGCTGGACGGCACCATCGAGTACATGAGAG ACCCCGATGACCAGTACAAGCTGACAGAGGACACGCGGCAGCTGGGCCTGGTGGTGTGCAGGGGCACCTCCGTGGTGCTCATCTGCCCTCAGGACGGCATGGAGGCCATCCCCAACCCCTTCATCCAGCAGCAGGACGCCTAG
- the LSM7 gene encoding U6 snRNA-associated Sm-like protein LSm7 isoform X1 — translation MSPGPRRRRRQMFPSNAPARSRRRANAVRPPRMRAGRGQRARRGRLRTAARRGEMADKEKKKKESILDLSKYIDKTIRVKFQGGREASGILKGFDPLLNLVLDGTIEYMRDPDDQYKLTEDTRQLGLVVCRGTSVVLICPQDGMEAIPNPFIQQQDA, via the exons ATGTCGCCGGGTCCCCGCCGCAGGCGTCGGCAGATGTTTCCCAGCAACGCCCCGGCGCGCTCGCGGCGTCGCGCAAACGCCGTGCGTCCGCCACGCATGCGCGCGGGCAGGGGGCAAAGGGCACGGCGGGGGCGCCTGCGCACAGCGGCGCGGCGCGGCGAGATGGCG gacaaagaaaagaagaagaaggagagcaTCTTGGATCTGTCCAAGTACATAGACAAGACGATCCGCGTGAAATTCCAGGGAGGCCGCGAAG CCAGTGGAATCCTGAAAGGGTTCGACCCGCTCCTCAACCTCGTGCTGGACGGCACCATCGAGTACATGAGAG ACCCCGATGACCAGTACAAGCTGACAGAGGACACGCGGCAGCTGGGCCTGGTGGTGTGCAGGGGCACCTCCGTGGTGCTCATCTGCCCTCAGGACGGCATGGAGGCCATCCCCAACCCCTTCATCCAGCAGCAGGACGCCTAG
- the LINGO3 gene encoding leucine-rich repeat and immunoglobulin-like domain-containing nogo receptor-interacting protein 3 — protein sequence MTCWLCVLSLQLLLLPAAPPPAGGCPARCECTAQARAVACPRRRLTAVPDGIPAETRLLELSRNRIRCLNPGDLAALPLLEELDLSENVIAHVEPGAFANLPRLRVLRLRGNLLKLIPPGVFTRLDNLTLLDLSENKLVILLDYAFQDLRSLRRLEVGDNDLVFISRRAFAGLLALEELTLERCNLTALSGESLGHLRGLGALRLRHLAIAALEDQNFQRLPGLLHLEIDNWPLLEEVAAGSLRGLNLTSLSVTHTNITAVPAAALRHQAHLTCLNLSHNPISTVPRGSFRDLVRLRELHLAGALLAVVEPQAFLGLRQIRLLNLSNNLLSTLEESTFHSVNTLETLRVDGNPLACDCRLLWIVQRRKTLNFDGRLPACATPAEVRGDALRNLPDSVLFEYFVCRKPKIRERRLQHVTAAAGDDVRFQCRAEGEPAPTVAWVTPRHHAVTAASAGRARVLPGGTLQIRDARPQDSGTYTCVASNAGGNDTYFATLSVQPEPAANRTPGEGRNDTEAAARFPLDLTTILVSTAMGCITFLGVVLFCFLLLFVWSRGRGQHKNNFSVEYSFRKVDGPAAAAGQGGARKFNMKMI from the coding sequence ATGACCTGCTGGCTGTGCGTCCTGAGCCTGCAGCTCCTGCTCCtgcccgcggccccgccccccgccgggGGCTGCCCAGCCCGCTGCGAGTGCACAGCGCAGGCGCGCGCGGTGGCCTGTCCGCGGCGCCGGCTGACCGCCGTGCCTGACGGCATCCCGGCCGAGACGCGCCTGCTGGAGCTCAGCCGCAACCGCATCCGCTGCCTGAACCCGGGCGACCTGGCCGCCCTGCCGCTGCTGGAGGAGCTGGACCTGAGCGAGAACGTGATCGCGCACGTGGAGCCAGGCGCCTTCGCCAACCTGCCGCGCCTGCGCGTGCTGCGCCTCCGCGGCAACCTGCTCAAGCTCATCCCGCCCGGGGTCTTCACGCGCCTGGACAACCTCACGCTGCTGGACCTGAGCGAGAACAAGCTGGTCATCCTCCTGGACTACGCCTTCCAGGACCTGCGCAGCCTCCGCCGGCTGGAGGTGGGAGACAACGACCTGGTGTTCATCTCGCGCCGGGCCTTCGCCGGGCTGCTAGCGCTCGAGGAGTTGACCCTGGAGCGCTGCAACCTGACGGCGCTCTCGGGCGAGTCGCTGGGCCACCTGCGGGGCCTGGGCGCCCTGCGGCTGCGGCACCTGGCCATCGCCGCCCTGGAGGACCAGAACTTCCAGCGGCTCCCGGGCCTGCTGCACCTGGAGATTGACAACTGGCCGCTGCTGGAGGAGGTGGCCGCCGGCAGCCTGCGGGGTCTCAACCTGACTTCGCTGTCCGTCACCCACACCAACATCACCGCCGTGCCGGCCGCCGCTCTGCGCCACCAGGCCCACCTCACCTGCCTCAACCTGTCGCACAACCCCATCAGCACGGTGCCGCGTGGGTCCTTCCGCGACCTGGTGCGCCTGCGCGAGCTGCACCTGGCCGGGGCCCTTCTGGCGGTGGTGGAGCCGCAGGCCTTCCTGGGGCTGCGGCAGATCCGCCTGCTCAACCTCTCCAACAACCTGCTGTCCACGCTGGAAGAGAGCACCTTCCACTCGGTCAACACCCTGGAGACGCTGCGCGTGGACGGGAACCCGCTGGCCTGTGACTGTCGCCTGCTCTGGATCGTGCAGCGCCGCAAGACCCTTAACTTCGACGGCCGCCTGCCGGCCTGCGCCACCCCAGCGGAGGTCCGCGGCGACGCTCTGCGCAACCTGCCGGACTCAGTGCTCTTCGAGTACTTCGTGTGCCGCAAGCCCAAGATCCGCGAGCGGCGGCTGCAGCACGTCACGGCGGCCGCGGGCGACGACGTGCGCTTCCAGTGCCGCGCCGAGGGCGAGCCGGCGCCCACCGTGGCCTGGGTGACGCCCCGGCACCACGCGGTCACCGCCGCCAGCGCCGGCCGGGCGCGCGTGCTGCCGGGTGGCACGCTGCAGATCCGGGACGCGCGGCCGCAGGACAGCGGCACCTATACGTGTGTGGCCAGCAACGCGGGCGGCAACGACACCTACTTCGCCACGCTGAGCGTGCAGCCGGAGCCGGCCGCCAACCGGACCCCGGGCGAGGGCCGCAACGACACGGAGGCGGCCGCGCGCTTCCCGCTGGACCTCACCACCATCCTGGTGTCCACCGCCATGGGCTGCATCACCTTCCTGGGCGTCGTCCTCTTCTGCTTCCTGCTGCTCTTCGTGTGGAGCCGCGGCCGCGGGCAGCACAAGAACAACTTCTCCGTGGAGTACTCTTTCCGCAAGGTGGACGGGCCCGCGGCGGCTGCAGGCCAGGGAGGCGCCCGCAAATTCAACATGAAGATGATCTGA